AGAGGCTAACATGATTACTATGTCAACACCAGGCGTCCTTTTAATATGCAGTATTAGTTGTTGAATAATTAATGCTTATATACGGGCAGAGGGGCTTTCTCAGTGTCTCCAGATTATTCACAACAAAGTCAgcgtgaaaacacacaaatattctCTTCCAAGTCCAGCAGAAGTTCCAGGATTTAAAGAAACGTGTACACCCCCACCTCCACGTTAACCAATCAAACGCCTACAGATGTTGAGCCAAAGCTCTCTGTGTCTAAAGTGGCTCTAACTGATCGCCAGGACGAATGAAATTACCAGTTAATTATGACTCGACGCATAAATTGTTTGCAGAATTAGAGATTAATCTTTTAAATTTGAATGTCCACAAGCTAATATTAACTGCAGCCATCTTATAGTAGCACACCTCTTCCAATGATAACACATTAGGAGGGGTGGGAACGAGAAAAAAGGTGCAGTTCAAAGTTTGAAtcacactttgtgttttcttcagagtgcctccagtgtttgtgctgcacttTGTGGAGGGGCTGCCTGACAGCGATGTCAGAATGTACACCTTCACCTTCGAGGGGAAACACTACTCCGTCACCACTGTCATACAGTACAACCAGCAACTGAGGCACTTTGTCACCTGGATTTGTAATTCTGATGGTAAGTATTATAAGTTTATGGTTTTATTCCCCTTTTTAACTGATGTGATAAGTGAACGTTATCTATGCCATTGACTTTGCTAAAATATAGGTCAATGGGCTCTGCGTGCTGTCATTAGTTGCAGTATATTTACACGAATAACTGAAGCCGAAAGTCAGAGAacactttctcttcttctctctatTAATTAAAGTTATATTTGCAGTTTCAAACTACAAACGCTGGAGCTCATGGTTGAGTCACATGAAGGGTGATATTTATATTCCTCTACATCGTAGTTAGCCAACAGCACATTCTGCTGGATAATTCATGCAGTGTTAAAACTACAGAAGCCATTTAGGGCTTGTTTCCTTGTCATTTATAAAGAATGTATCTGCGGCAGAGTGCAGCTCGGGCTACATGTTTTCTGTCCAAGCGTGACCCGAATCCAACAGgccttctcttttttcatttacgACCTGAGTCCGATGCAGTTAATGCAAGTTTGTATTTCCCTGTCACGCAGTTGTTGTTATCATGGCTACACCTTGCCTATTTACCCTGATTACACATGTATTGGCACCTTGTAAATGACCACCAGCattgctgcatgtgtttttttttgatgCTCTAACTCTGTGTTGTGGCACCTGTTCCTGGCAGGATCGTGGCTGGAATATGACGACTTGAAACATCCCGACTGTAAAACCCATAAACAGCTTCCGGTCCCCGCAGAGGAGATCCACGTTGTCTTCTGGGAGTTAGAGGAGCATAAAGAGCCTGCAGCCTGCTCTCCATCCAGCACTTTAGCAGAATGCCACCCATCTAAAAAGGAGAGTATCCGCAGTCCTGGTGACAAGGACGTGATGGTGGATGCGTTGTTGGCGCCCTCTTTGGATCACTCTCTCCTCGCGTCTCACGGTGACAGCGACATCGTCTGTGCACTCACAGCATCTGAAGACCATAGCAACATCATGGACACGACGGTCACAGCTGGTGTTGATACGTCGATAGGTTCCACAACGCTGCTCGACGCCTTTGAGGGCCTTTCCCATAATGACATCATTACGCTCACGCTGGTGGAATTGAAAGCGGATTCAGAAATGCAGCCTGGAAACGGCAATGGACAAACTCAGGATGTGAGTCTTCCCGGCGGGACTGAAATGTTTGACTCTACACCGGATAGCTCCTCCACTGTAATAGGTAGTGAAATGCCTCATGGTCCTGTTGTTGAGCTGCCCACCACCTCCAACGCATCTGAACCTGAGGACGGCTCGCCGAGTGAGCTTAAATTTGTGCCTGCTGCAAggggaggacgaggaagagggagaggaattGGCAGGAGCCAAACCAGACAGATGAGTAAAAAAGCAGCGTCGTCCAAAGCAGCTCCACATATTTCACCGTCTGCCTCTTCAGAGCCCTCCAAAGTGAACAGTAACACACCTGCGAGGACTGATCCCACTCAGGATAACACACCACCTGTTGAAACTGCACAGCAAACATCCCCCGTGTCCTCTACCAATACCTCGCCCTTGTCCGCCAGTCAGAAAAGTCCCACAATGCTGCCAGCAGTACATGAGAACAGCTGCTGGTCCTTCCTGATCAGCAAACATCCTCTACATCAAGTTCAAAAGCCAGCCGATAAACTCGCCTCCACCCCGGCCACGCAAGTAAAGCCCAGTCCTCCCATTCACTCTACCCCCATCCCTGTGAAGAAACAGCAGGTTCCTGGAAGACTCTTCCCTAAACCACAGCTGAAGACAGAGGACAGTCAGGGTCTCCCGCCAAAAGCTGCAGAAATGTACAACGCATTCGGCGCCAAGAGCTCAAGCATCTCGAGTCCGCCGCTCCCACCCCCGGCACTCCTCAATGGCAAGTCAAAGCTGTGCCAATCCATAACTTCCAACCAGCAGACATTACTAATGAACACTACAGCGGTGTGTGGTACGTCACTTCCTGTGCCTGGACCAAAGGGGCTGCTTGAAATGTCCTCCTCAAAGAAACGCAGCAGCCGGTCCTCGAAGGTCCCTGAAGGCCTCAGCGACACCGAAGCCCTCCGATACAAGCTGATAAAGAAGCTGAaggcgaagaagaagaagctcgcTAAGCTGAATGAAATGTTGAGTCATCAGGGAGGAGCTGGCCTCCGACCGGACAGCACTTACCTGGACTCTCCGAACACCGTCACCTCCAGCACCTATGACGGCTCCATCTGCGACGACTTCTTCTCAGACCTGCTCTCGCCGGCAACCACAGCAAGCAACCTCTCGCCAGACAGTACTGGCTTCCTGGAGATGCTCACCAACGGGCAAGATGGAGCGAACCAGCTGGACTGCGGGGTCAGTGCGGCCGACGCAGCGCCACAGGTGAACACTTGCATGAACGAGCCCAACGCCGACAACTTCCTTGACAACTTCCTCTCGCAGGCCGTGGCTCAGAGACCGACTGAGATGGAGACCGAGGCACTAAGTGCACTTGAACTTTTCGTCTAAGCTGTGGGGGCGGATGTTGTCTCCAAGCACAGATAATATTAGCCTTGGCTTGGTATGATGAGAAAATTATGCAAAATGCACTCGTTTACACCTCATCTATCACTCAGAAGCGCTGGTCCTCAGCAGCCGAGTCCACATGAAGATGCAAGTTTGAAGTGCCgggtgtgtttactgtatgttgCTGTTCATTTAGATGAGTTAATTAagtttgtatgtatgtgaaaTAATGCAGGCAGCATGTTGTATCATGCATAACACTTGTAAATCATGCATCTTGAACTTTTTTCTGAAAGTTTGGCATTGTGTTACATCTGACTCCATACTTTGAAGTGTAAATATTGTATGTAACTCGGTTGTATGAAGCTTTGACAGTCAAAGccgtttgtttgctgttttgttattttgacaaatgaaattgaaaaattTTTTGCATCATTTAATAAATACTTTAAATGACTCCTGTGTTTGTCGTACAAAATGTTGgagtttttctaaaatttaagtaaatgtttgtgctgttttgctAAAATAATGAATAGGGGAATAAaatactttgattttttttttttaaacattgacATGGATCTAAGTGTTTGTAGTCATTGAAGTACCCAATTATTTATGTCACAAATAGTAATTAGGTACCAATTCTGAAAAGTTAAAAGTGACCTGTAAATACATTAAATCTGGCATCTAGCAAGATTGCAGCCTAAAAGAATTCAAGTTTCCCTTTGCACTGATGTCAAGCGAACATAATTCCTCTTAATTAGGACccataaatgtttttttttagaaaaatatgTACAGTGCTGATGTAATTGCCAGGTGCTTGGTGCTTGTTTTCGCAGccagataaacaaacatgaACTCTAACGAATGA
Above is a window of Chaetodon auriga isolate fChaAug3 chromosome 15, fChaAug3.hap1, whole genome shotgun sequence DNA encoding:
- the uspl1 gene encoding SUMO-specific isopeptidase USPL1 isoform X2, whose translation is MPMLFEWHRTAMDHKSRSGLPMTGEDTGLGALASPLAGYLGKVQERAASLEYCPWCTSKGLTYALRSYRINLQESVTLCTNPQCLFPLVSRSLDDVLASLDPVEPTIGNKRKNVVALEKEELIKPNKHLRSHGLDNLGPQSISDKHNSQEEHVAANVVGHGQRAAPKTDGGKVNGYHRDSPVTEKTRWDSSQDEAGGLEEESNSAACVDGLVPPTCSVSPGHLQRSSDADGTEPARSPHHVALGVSEVKDDFRQVKSPPEAPNRRCSLESSQPFSSGEIIRLTEIDTRSPRHNEQTARTGQKPLAADGTKSKDAQSIKSETGDLSSTAITESEELVPVPNRIFWRNSDNLCWLDSLLVALVNCKNLRRRQPKDEPQQSSIWRLMRSYEDICAAIKLHQQPGRDGVVMVPNHVLQKANADLQSLRMSAFKLLQPKLHCKLGQRETPVFALPLLLTMDSCAEPLFQSTFLWEFECSECKSASKERLVKTLPTLTNICPDWRPLHAVQSAPCNVCRKKNQRRTMVLERVPPVFVLHFVEGLPDSDVRMYTFTFEGKHYSVTTVIQYNQQLRHFVTWICNSDGSWLEYDDLKHPDCKTHKQLPVPAEEIHVVFWELEEHKEPAACSPSSTLAECHPSKKESIRSPGDKDVMVDALLAPSLDHSLLASHGDSDIVCALTASEDHSNIMDTTVTAGVDTSIGSTTLLDAFEGLSHNDIITLTLVELKADSEMQPGNGNGQTQDVSLPGGTEMFDSTPDSSSTVIGSEMPHGPVVELPTTSNASEPEDGSPSELKFVPAARGGRGRGRGIGRSQTRQMSKKAASSKAAPHISPSASSEPSKVNSNTPARTDPTQDNTPPVETAQQTSPVSSTNTSPLSASQKSPTMLPAVHENSCWSFLISKHPLHQVQKPADKLASTPATQVKPSPPIHSTPIPVKKQQVPGRLFPKPQLKTEDSQGLPPKAAEMYNAFGAKSSSISSPPLPPPALLNGKSKLCQSITSNQQTLLMNTTAVCGTSLPVPGPKGLLEMSSSKKRSSRSSKVPEGLSDTEALRYKLIKKLKAKKKKLAKLNEMLSHQGGAGLRPDSTYLDSPNTVTSSTYDGSICDDFFSDLLSPATTASNLSPDSTGFLEMLTNGQDGANQLDCGVSAADAAPQVNTCMNEPNADNFLDNFLSQAVAQRPTEMETEALSALELFV
- the uspl1 gene encoding SUMO-specific isopeptidase USPL1 isoform X1, with the protein product MSNVLLYSLLSSFGGEPSCSDMPMLFEWHRTAMDHKSRSGLPMTGEDTGLGALASPLAGYLGKVQERAASLEYCPWCTSKGLTYALRSYRINLQESVTLCTNPQCLFPLVSRSLDDVLASLDPVEPTIGNKRKNVVALEKEELIKPNKHLRSHGLDNLGPQSISDKHNSQEEHVAANVVGHGQRAAPKTDGGKVNGYHRDSPVTEKTRWDSSQDEAGGLEEESNSAACVDGLVPPTCSVSPGHLQRSSDADGTEPARSPHHVALGVSEVKDDFRQVKSPPEAPNRRCSLESSQPFSSGEIIRLTEIDTRSPRHNEQTARTGQKPLAADGTKSKDAQSIKSETGDLSSTAITESEELVPVPNRIFWRNSDNLCWLDSLLVALVNCKNLRRRQPKDEPQQSSIWRLMRSYEDICAAIKLHQQPGRDGVVMVPNHVLQKANADLQSLRMSAFKLLQPKLHCKLGQRETPVFALPLLLTMDSCAEPLFQSTFLWEFECSECKSASKERLVKTLPTLTNICPDWRPLHAVQSAPCNVCRKKNQRRTMVLERVPPVFVLHFVEGLPDSDVRMYTFTFEGKHYSVTTVIQYNQQLRHFVTWICNSDGSWLEYDDLKHPDCKTHKQLPVPAEEIHVVFWELEEHKEPAACSPSSTLAECHPSKKESIRSPGDKDVMVDALLAPSLDHSLLASHGDSDIVCALTASEDHSNIMDTTVTAGVDTSIGSTTLLDAFEGLSHNDIITLTLVELKADSEMQPGNGNGQTQDVSLPGGTEMFDSTPDSSSTVIGSEMPHGPVVELPTTSNASEPEDGSPSELKFVPAARGGRGRGRGIGRSQTRQMSKKAASSKAAPHISPSASSEPSKVNSNTPARTDPTQDNTPPVETAQQTSPVSSTNTSPLSASQKSPTMLPAVHENSCWSFLISKHPLHQVQKPADKLASTPATQVKPSPPIHSTPIPVKKQQVPGRLFPKPQLKTEDSQGLPPKAAEMYNAFGAKSSSISSPPLPPPALLNGKSKLCQSITSNQQTLLMNTTAVCGTSLPVPGPKGLLEMSSSKKRSSRSSKVPEGLSDTEALRYKLIKKLKAKKKKLAKLNEMLSHQGGAGLRPDSTYLDSPNTVTSSTYDGSICDDFFSDLLSPATTASNLSPDSTGFLEMLTNGQDGANQLDCGVSAADAAPQVNTCMNEPNADNFLDNFLSQAVAQRPTEMETEALSALELFV